CTTACCCGCACGCGCAAGAAAAGCTTCTGGTGGTATCAGGAAGTGATTAACAGCCACGGCGCATCACTGAAATAATCCTCGCGGGCCAGCCATGCTGGCCCGAAATCACGCCCTCAGGCTTCGTCGTCACCTTCCTGAAGCGCCAGCGTCTCTTTGCGTACCCGTTCGATATGAATGGTCAGAAACATCCGCTCTTCACTGCCCAGCGCATAGGCATACTTCGTCATTACATGGCGATCGATTTTCTGCACACAGAGATAGGCCTGCGGATAGCGGTCGCGCACCACATCATGCAGTGATTCATCGTCACTGTAGACGCCGCGTTTCCCCAGCATCCGCTGCGAGAAGAATTTAAGATGGGTGACAAAACGGTTATAGCTCAGCGAATCGGTCTGATAATCAAGGCTCAGCTGATATTTAACAATATGCAGGATCTCCTGCATAAAACGGGTGATATGCATCACCTCCGGCATTTCACTGTTTAGCTGCGCATTGACCAGGTGCAGGGCGATAAAACCGGCCTCATCCTCCGGCAGGCTGACCTGTAGCCGTTGAGTAATAATCGCCAGCGCCTCCAGCCCCAGCGCGTACTCGCGCGGATAGAGGCTGCGAATCTCCCATTGCAGCACATTACGCATCGGTAAATTCTGCCGCTGCCGCTCCAGCGCAAAGTTGATATGATCGGTCAGCGCAATCGCCAGACTTTCGTGCAGATCGGTGTTCAGGCGCTGTTTTGCCAGCGTGATAATGCATTCGCTGGCGATCACCACTTCCAGCGGGATCTCTGATAACAGCTCGGTTAAACGGCCAGTAAGATCATGGCTTTTCAGGGAAAACACCTTTTCAATCAGCGCCCCATCCAGCTCATCGCCAGAACATTTTTTAAAGGCGATTCCGCGCCCCATCACCACCTGTTCATGGCCCTGTTCGTCATGTACCAGCACAACATTATTATTTAATATTTTTGCTATTTTCATTTCCCGGCCTGAAAACAAAAAAACCTGACCGCCAGAAAGGGAGACTTCCGGCTGATCAGGTTTTGCCTGCTGTATAGCAGTAACAATCCAATGCCATCACCTTAATCAATTATATGCTGGTCTCAAGCGCCACAGGGTGGAAGTGTGATATGGCTCGCGAATTGTCGCCGATTATAGCGGATGTGCTGGTGCCGGATACCCTCTTCGCTACTGAAAATTTAATAACATCAGTAGCATTAACGGCTAAGTGATCAACCCCGGTATTCCGGGGCTGTGATTCGCTATCGTCTTAGTGCTGCAAAATATACATCTCGCGGCTATAAGCAACATCTTCCGGGTTGGTAATCGGATAGCCTTTCACCCATGGCTTAATCAGACGGCCATTGGTGTACTGATAAATCGGCGCAATTGGCGCCTGTTCGGCAATCAGCTGCTCGGCCTGGTTGTAATCATCATTGCGCGCCTCCGCATTGCCTTCACTACTGGCTTTTTCCAGCACGCTATCGTAATTCGCATCTTTAAAGCGCGCGATATTGCCGCTATGGCTGGAAGTCAGCAGGCTGAGGAAGGTTGAAGGCTCATTGTAGTCGCCAACCCAGGAAGCGCGGATAACATCGAAATTACCGGTGTTGCGGCTGTCGATATAGGTTTTCCACTCCTGGTTTTGCAACCTGACGTTAACCCCGAGGTTCTTCTTCCACATAGAGGCGACGGCAATTGCAATCTTCTGGTTATTTTCCGAGATATTATACAGCAGTGTCAGATTAAGGGGTTTCGACGGACCATAACCCGCAGCGGCCAGCAGCGCTTTCGCCTGTGCGTTCAGCTCTTCCTGCGCATGCTGTTGCAGGATGCTGGCTTTCGGCTTAAAGCCAGCAGTCACATCCGGCGTAAAGTGCCATGCCGGTTTTTCACCGGTGCCCAGTACCTTTTCGGCAATAATCTGGCGATCAATACTCCAGGAGAGCGCCTTACGAACGCGCACATCAGCGGTCGGCCCTTTCTGCGTATTAAATGCGTAATAGTAGGTGCCGAGCTGATCCGGCGTATAGACCTCATGCGGGATCTGCTTTTTCAGCAGCTGATAGAGGTTTTTCGGGAATGACTCGGTAATATCGATATCGCCTGCGCGATAGCGCTTGGTGGCGCTGGATTCTTCGTTAATCGGCACAAAGGTCACTTTATTCAGTACCGTATGCGGGTTATCCCAGTAGTGTTGATTACGCACCAGCACCAGCTTTTCATTCACCACCCGATCCTGCAATGTATAAGCGCCGTTACCCACCAGATTTCCCGGCTTTGTCCAGTCATTACCCAGCTTCTCAACCACCTTTTGCGGTGTCGGATAGAAAGCAAAATTGGCGGTCAGACTGACAAAGTAAGGCACTGGTTTATCCAGCGTCACCTTCAGACGATAATCATCCAGCGCCGTTACGCCAAGTTTGTCCGCGGGCATTTCACCTTTGGTAATCGCTCTGGCGTTTTCAATCCCGGCCAGATCGGCAAACCAGGCAAATGAGGAGGTGTTTTTCGGATCAACCAGCCGACGCCAGCTCCAGACAAAATCATGGGCGGTAACCGGCTCGCCATTTGACCAGCGCGCATCTTTGCGCAGCGTAAAGGTCCAGGTTTTATTGTCATTCGTTTGCCAGCTCAGCGCCACGCCCGGTACAATTTTGCCCTGCGCATCCTGATTAGTCAGTCCTTCGAAAAGATCGCGGATCACCTGGATTTCCGGCAGCCCGACAGCTTTTACCGGATCAAGTGAGGCCGGTTCATCTTTAATATGACGCACAATCTCCTGCTTTGCGGCCAGCTCAGTACCGGCAGGAACGGTGGCGGCTGTCGCCGTAAAACAGGCGCTGGCAATCAGCAGCGCGCTCAGAGTTAAGCGAAATGTTTTGGTCATAACCTGTCCTTCAGCTGTCGACATTAATATACAAAAAATGATGCGCCGGGTCGGGGGCGATATCTGGCACTGTAGCGCAAATAGTTGATCGATAAATAGCTATTTTCTAAAACGCCATTTTACGTTAGCTTTATTGCGAACATCTTCACAGGAGCGACATCATGTCTTTATTACACCCGCGTCCGCAGCGCGGCATGCTGGATGCCACCATGAAAAACTATGGCACTTCACAACTGGGCGCGCCGCTGCTGTGGTTTCCGGCACCGAATGCCGATGAGGAGAGCGGGCTGATTCTGGCGGGCACGCATGGCGATGAAACCGCGGCGGTCGTCACCCTCTCCTGTGCGATGCGCACCCTGCAGGAGCCGCACCGACGCCATCATGTGGTGCTGGCGGTCAATCCGGATGGTTGTCAGCTCGGTTTGCGCGCTAACTCGCGCGGCGTCGATCTGAACCGTAATTTTCCGGCGGCTAACTGGCAATCTGGCGATACCGTCTATCGCTGGAACAGCGCGGCCGATGAGCGCGATGTGCTGCTCTCTACCGGCGACTATCCCGCTTCAGAAAGCGAAACCCAGGCGCTGTGCGACCTGATCCATCATTTGCAGCCGCCGTGGGTGGTCACTTTCCACGAACCTTTAGCCTGCATTGAAGATCCCCACAGCAGCCTGCTGGGACACTGGCTGGCAAAAAAAATGGCGCTGCCGCTGGTCACCAGTGTCGGCTACGCCACGCCCGGCTCTTTCGGCAGCTGGTGCGCCGATCTCGGCCTGCCCTGTATCACCGCGGAGCTGCCGCCGATTGCCGCCGATGAAGCAACGGAAAAATACCTGCACGCCATGGTCGATCTGCTTAGCTGGCAGCCGTAAGATCGATACTGCCGCTGGAGAAGTGCAAGCCTGGCTCAACGTCTACCGCCAGCCAGGTAGGCCCGTCCAGGTCGACAAAACGCGCGCCGGGGGCCAGCGGCAACGCGGCGCTGATTGCCCTTGAGGTGCAGAGCATACATCCGAGCATAATAGTGAAGCCCGCCGCCTTTGCCTGCTGCGCCAGCGCCAGCGCTTCGGTCAGCCCACCGGTTTTATCCAGTTTGATATTGATCATCTCATAGCGTTTTGCCAGCGCACTCAGGCTGTCGCGCGTATGGCAGCTCTCATCAGCACAAACCGGCAGCGGATGGATAAAGTTCTCCAGTGCCGCATCATCCTGCGCCGGTAGTGGCTGTTCCAGCATCAGCACACCGAGATCGGCCAGCAACTGGCAGCGTGACGCCAGCCCTTCACTTTTCCAGGATTCATTAGCATCGACTATCAGCATCGCCTCCGGCACCGCCGCGCGGATCGCCATCAGTCGTTCAGTGATCAGATGATCATCCATTTTAATCTTCAGCAGGC
This is a stretch of genomic DNA from Winslowiella toletana. It encodes these proteins:
- the licT gene encoding BglG family transcription antiterminator LicT → MKIAKILNNNVVLVHDEQGHEQVVMGRGIAFKKCSGDELDGALIEKVFSLKSHDLTGRLTELLSEIPLEVVIASECIITLAKQRLNTDLHESLAIALTDHINFALERQRQNLPMRNVLQWEIRSLYPREYALGLEALAIITQRLQVSLPEDEAGFIALHLVNAQLNSEMPEVMHITRFMQEILHIVKYQLSLDYQTDSLSYNRFVTHLKFFSQRMLGKRGVYSDDESLHDVVRDRYPQAYLCVQKIDRHVMTKYAYALGSEERMFLTIHIERVRKETLALQEGDDEA
- a CDS encoding peptide ABC transporter substrate-binding protein codes for the protein MTKTFRLTLSALLIASACFTATAATVPAGTELAAKQEIVRHIKDEPASLDPVKAVGLPEIQVIRDLFEGLTNQDAQGKIVPGVALSWQTNDNKTWTFTLRKDARWSNGEPVTAHDFVWSWRRLVDPKNTSSFAWFADLAGIENARAITKGEMPADKLGVTALDDYRLKVTLDKPVPYFVSLTANFAFYPTPQKVVEKLGNDWTKPGNLVGNGAYTLQDRVVNEKLVLVRNQHYWDNPHTVLNKVTFVPINEESSATKRYRAGDIDITESFPKNLYQLLKKQIPHEVYTPDQLGTYYYAFNTQKGPTADVRVRKALSWSIDRQIIAEKVLGTGEKPAWHFTPDVTAGFKPKASILQQHAQEELNAQAKALLAAAGYGPSKPLNLTLLYNISENNQKIAIAVASMWKKNLGVNVRLQNQEWKTYIDSRNTGNFDVIRASWVGDYNEPSTFLSLLTSSHSGNIARFKDANYDSVLEKASSEGNAEARNDDYNQAEQLIAEQAPIAPIYQYTNGRLIKPWVKGYPITNPEDVAYSREMYILQH
- the mpaA gene encoding murein tripeptide amidase MpaA — encoded protein: MSLLHPRPQRGMLDATMKNYGTSQLGAPLLWFPAPNADEESGLILAGTHGDETAAVVTLSCAMRTLQEPHRRHHVVLAVNPDGCQLGLRANSRGVDLNRNFPAANWQSGDTVYRWNSAADERDVLLSTGDYPASESETQALCDLIHHLQPPWVVTFHEPLACIEDPHSSLLGHWLAKKMALPLVTSVGYATPGSFGSWCADLGLPCITAELPPIAADEATEKYLHAMVDLLSWQP
- the ycjG gene encoding L-Ala-D/L-Glu epimerase — translated: MRAVKVYPEAWPLHTPFVIARGARTEAGVVVVELEDNGVKGVGECTPYPRYGETEASVLAQIAAILPQLERGVTRDELQTLLPAGAARNAVDSALWDLQAQQSGSSLWQLTATTRPGHISMAQTVSIDAPEAMASSALALWQNGARLLKIKMDDHLITERLMAIRAAVPEAMLIVDANESWKSEGLASRCQLLADLGVLMLEQPLPAQDDAALENFIHPLPVCADESCHTRDSLSALAKRYEMINIKLDKTGGLTEALALAQQAKAAGFTIMLGCMLCTSRAISAALPLAPGARFVDLDGPTWLAVDVEPGLHFSSGSIDLTAAS